The Galactobacillus timonensis genome has a segment encoding these proteins:
- a CDS encoding phage holin codes for MKLSDNLYNILKWICLIAVPALITLISTLGTIYGWDTTAITATIGAIATFVGALIGISNRNYYKNDTSDPE; via the coding sequence ATGAAACTTTCAGATAATCTGTACAACATTTTGAAATGGATCTGCCTTATTGCAGTTCCGGCACTGATCACGCTGATCAGCACACTCGGCACGATTTACGGATGGGATACTACGGCGATCACAGCTACGATCGGTGCGATCGCAACATTTGTTGGTGCCCTCATCGGCATCAGCAACCGCAACTACTACAAGAACGACACATCTGATCCTGAGTGA